Proteins from a genomic interval of Symmachiella macrocystis:
- the ppk1 gene encoding polyphosphate kinase 1 has product MAIADEQAQSSAESPPRYVNRDVSWLEFNGRVLEEAEDETNPLLERVKFLSIVSSNLDEFMMVRVSGIRSQLNGAEQPVDETPDGSSPRYLFNRIHERNHELVGRQYACLQQAVLPAIAQHGIRLLEPEQLSKTQQQYVEDYFEQTVFPVLTPMAIDPSHPTPHLQNRGLYLAAMVQPMLRPRGGPKRLLAVVQIPTVLPRMVELPGKGSDFILLEQLVASRLDRLFGGSNINSWTTIRVTRDADLDIDGDEVMHDLSQAIEEGLRALKHRDPVRLEVTAGVDEKLVATVAEQMQLGPEEIYHVDGPLDLTALMSWQSLPGYDHLRDAAFTPRRPAEFPEEADVFAAIRKRDILVHHPYQSFGCVVDFLDQAAEDPNVLAIKQTLYRSGSESPIVRALMSAAEAGKNVTAVVELMARFDERANVSWARQMERAGVHVVFGFLDLKTHCKTTLVVRREGNRLRRYVHLGTGNYNATTAKIYTDLGLFTCRQKYGEDVSALFNMLTGYSLGHQWKRLVIAPHDLQAKTLEHIHRETKRASEGQPARIFGKLNSLVDGDVIEALYEASQAGVEIDLICRGSCCLVPGVPGLSDNIRVRSIIDRFLEHSRIYIFGADSNADVYLSSADWMPRNFRRRVEAMFPILEPTLKKHIMESIVPTLQADNVKAREMQPDGSYRRIKPGKGTPPVRSQVRFLEEMAANDAIDDNV; this is encoded by the coding sequence ATGGCTATTGCTGACGAACAAGCACAATCCTCCGCCGAATCCCCTCCCCGCTACGTCAATCGCGATGTTAGCTGGCTGGAATTCAATGGGCGCGTGCTGGAAGAGGCTGAGGATGAAACCAATCCGTTGTTGGAACGGGTCAAATTCCTGAGTATTGTCAGCAGTAACCTGGATGAATTCATGATGGTCCGGGTCTCGGGTATTCGCTCGCAATTAAACGGCGCCGAGCAACCGGTCGATGAGACACCCGACGGTTCGTCGCCGCGGTATTTGTTCAATCGCATCCACGAGCGGAATCACGAACTGGTCGGTCGACAATACGCCTGCCTGCAACAAGCAGTGTTGCCGGCGATCGCCCAACATGGCATTCGCCTGTTGGAACCGGAACAACTTTCCAAAACGCAGCAACAATACGTCGAAGACTATTTCGAACAAACGGTGTTCCCCGTGCTCACGCCGATGGCCATTGATCCCAGCCATCCGACGCCGCACTTGCAGAATCGCGGGCTGTATTTGGCTGCGATGGTCCAACCGATGCTGCGCCCGCGCGGGGGGCCAAAACGGCTACTGGCGGTGGTGCAAATCCCGACCGTGTTACCGAGGATGGTCGAACTGCCGGGAAAGGGAAGCGATTTCATCCTGTTGGAGCAATTGGTCGCATCCCGCCTGGACCGACTGTTCGGCGGGTCGAACATTAACTCTTGGACCACCATTCGTGTGACGCGCGACGCGGATCTCGACATCGACGGCGACGAAGTGATGCACGATTTGTCGCAGGCCATTGAAGAAGGCCTGCGAGCCTTGAAACATCGGGACCCCGTACGGTTGGAAGTCACTGCGGGAGTTGACGAAAAACTGGTGGCCACGGTCGCAGAGCAAATGCAGCTGGGACCGGAAGAAATTTATCATGTGGACGGCCCGTTGGATTTGACGGCGCTCATGTCTTGGCAGAGCTTGCCGGGATACGACCACTTGCGCGACGCCGCGTTCACGCCGCGACGACCGGCGGAATTCCCGGAAGAGGCCGATGTCTTCGCTGCCATTCGGAAACGGGATATTCTCGTGCACCATCCCTACCAATCCTTCGGCTGCGTTGTTGATTTCCTCGACCAAGCAGCCGAAGATCCCAACGTGTTGGCCATCAAACAGACATTGTACCGTTCGGGCAGTGAAAGTCCGATCGTGCGCGCACTGATGAGTGCAGCTGAGGCTGGTAAAAACGTCACGGCGGTTGTGGAACTCATGGCGCGTTTCGACGAGCGGGCGAACGTGAGTTGGGCGCGGCAAATGGAGCGGGCCGGCGTGCACGTCGTGTTTGGTTTTTTGGATCTAAAAACGCACTGCAAAACAACACTCGTCGTTCGTCGCGAAGGGAACCGACTGCGGCGGTATGTGCATTTGGGGACCGGCAACTACAACGCCACGACGGCGAAGATTTATACCGATTTAGGCCTATTTACTTGCCGGCAAAAATACGGCGAAGATGTCAGCGCCTTGTTCAACATGCTCACCGGCTACTCACTGGGGCACCAGTGGAAGCGGTTAGTCATCGCCCCACATGACCTGCAAGCCAAGACGTTAGAACACATTCATCGGGAAACAAAACGGGCGTCCGAGGGGCAGCCGGCGCGGATATTCGGCAAGCTCAATTCGCTGGTCGATGGCGACGTGATCGAAGCGCTGTACGAGGCGTCTCAAGCTGGTGTCGAGATCGATCTAATTTGCCGCGGCAGTTGTTGTTTGGTCCCCGGAGTCCCCGGGCTGTCGGATAATATTCGCGTGCGGAGTATTATTGACCGCTTCTTGGAGCACAGCCGGATTTACATCTTCGGCGCGGATTCAAATGCCGATGTGTACCTCTCCAGTGCCGATTGGATGCCGCGTAACTTCCGCCGCCGCGTGGAAGCCATGTTCCCCATTCTCGAACCGACGCTAAAAAAACATATCATGGAGTCGATCGTCCCCACGCTGCAAGCTGACAACGTCAAGGCGCGTGAGATGCAGCCCGACGGATCGTACCGCCGCATCAAGCCCGGCAAAGGGACACCACCCGTGCGGTCGCAAGTCCGGTTCCTGGAAGAAATGGCCGCCAACGACGCTATTGACGACAACGTCTAA
- a CDS encoding arylsulfatase produces MKRRNVFLGAFTLLMLSVLSATVAMAQKAQVDRTELPLKGPWYPPITTLDARDAKAPPVFEVKAPKDAPNVVIILLDDLGFGGTGATGSVLPTPHFDKLARNGLLYNQFHTTALCSPTRQALITGRNHHSCNQAKITEVATSFPGATGMLPNDIATVAETLRLNGYSTAAYGKHHETAVWEISPSGPFTRWPNFVGFDEFYGFMGGETNQWSPAVYHNLNRVETPDDPDYHFMNDMATKSIEWMRFQQALTPDKPFFVYFAPGAVHAPHHVPKSYIDKQKGRFDEGWDVIRERIFEQQKKLGVIPADTKLAKKPDDIKDWSELSDKEKKLYARQAEVFSAFLDMTDYETGRVIQAIEDMGELDNTLIFYIAGDNGTSAEGGMTGLYNEMTYFNAEPQGSDIDVMLKHYDNWGDPSTYPHMAAGWAVAFDSPFTWTKQVASNYGGTRNAMVVHWPERIKAKGEIRSQWHHVIDIAPTILEAAGLPQPRIVNGVPQRPIEGTSMAYTWDYPNAPSQHTTQYFEMFGNRGIYFDGWFAGTVHVKPWANPENRFPEDTWELYHVAEDFSMSTDLAKQHPDILAKLQQVFLGEAVKYKVLPLDDRRQELFNPKLAGRPDLMFGRKELTLYEGMDGLLENDFINVKNTSFEIVAEVDSGDKPVNGVIVAQGGRFGGWSLHVKDGIPRYTYNYLGLEHSVAAGKTKLPNGKSTVKMDFAYKGGKKPGAGGTATLYVNGKSVASTKIPKTEFSVFSADESAGVGIDMETPVSEEYDRSGSKFTGKIDKVTITLK; encoded by the coding sequence ATGAAAAGACGAAATGTGTTCCTTGGGGCGTTTACTTTGCTGATGCTCTCCGTCCTGAGTGCCACGGTCGCCATGGCCCAAAAGGCTCAGGTCGACCGTACCGAACTTCCTCTCAAGGGACCGTGGTATCCCCCCATCACAACGCTTGATGCACGGGATGCTAAGGCGCCGCCAGTTTTCGAAGTCAAAGCGCCCAAGGATGCTCCGAATGTTGTGATCATCCTGCTTGATGACCTTGGCTTCGGCGGCACGGGCGCGACGGGAAGCGTCTTGCCAACACCGCACTTCGACAAGCTCGCCAGGAACGGGCTGTTGTATAACCAGTTCCACACCACGGCGCTTTGCTCGCCGACGCGGCAAGCCTTGATCACCGGTCGCAATCACCATTCGTGCAACCAGGCCAAGATCACGGAAGTCGCGACTTCTTTTCCAGGCGCAACAGGTATGTTGCCGAACGACATCGCCACAGTCGCTGAGACGCTCAGGCTCAACGGCTACAGCACAGCGGCATATGGCAAGCACCATGAAACAGCCGTTTGGGAAATCAGTCCTTCAGGACCATTTACGCGCTGGCCCAACTTTGTCGGTTTCGATGAGTTCTACGGATTCATGGGAGGTGAAACCAATCAATGGTCGCCGGCGGTCTATCACAATCTGAATCGCGTGGAGACGCCGGACGATCCCGACTACCATTTCATGAACGACATGGCAACGAAATCCATTGAGTGGATGCGTTTCCAACAGGCACTCACACCCGATAAGCCGTTCTTTGTTTACTTCGCTCCAGGGGCGGTGCATGCACCACATCACGTGCCAAAATCGTATATCGACAAACAGAAGGGACGCTTCGATGAAGGTTGGGACGTGATCCGTGAACGGATCTTTGAGCAACAGAAAAAACTGGGGGTCATCCCAGCCGATACGAAGCTTGCCAAAAAGCCCGATGATATCAAGGACTGGTCCGAGCTCTCAGACAAAGAGAAAAAACTCTACGCCCGTCAGGCCGAAGTCTTCTCCGCGTTCCTGGACATGACCGACTACGAAACGGGTCGCGTCATCCAGGCGATCGAAGATATGGGCGAACTTGACAACACGTTGATCTTCTATATCGCAGGCGACAACGGTACCAGCGCCGAAGGCGGGATGACTGGGCTGTACAATGAGATGACGTACTTCAATGCTGAACCGCAAGGTTCGGACATTGACGTGATGCTGAAGCACTATGACAACTGGGGTGATCCATCCACCTACCCGCATATGGCGGCCGGTTGGGCGGTCGCATTCGATTCGCCGTTTACGTGGACCAAGCAAGTCGCGTCCAATTATGGCGGCACGCGCAACGCGATGGTGGTGCATTGGCCGGAACGTATTAAAGCGAAAGGCGAGATCCGCTCGCAGTGGCACCACGTGATCGACATCGCACCCACCATTCTTGAAGCGGCTGGATTGCCTCAACCGCGAATCGTGAACGGCGTGCCGCAGCGGCCGATCGAAGGAACCAGTATGGCCTACACTTGGGACTATCCAAATGCGCCAAGTCAACATACGACCCAGTACTTCGAGATGTTCGGTAACCGTGGCATCTACTTCGATGGCTGGTTTGCCGGCACGGTTCACGTCAAGCCTTGGGCAAATCCCGAAAACCGGTTCCCGGAAGATACATGGGAACTCTACCACGTCGCCGAAGACTTCAGCATGTCAACGGATCTAGCCAAGCAGCATCCCGACATCCTCGCCAAGCTGCAACAAGTATTTCTCGGTGAAGCGGTTAAGTACAAAGTGCTGCCACTGGACGACCGCCGACAGGAACTATTCAACCCCAAACTGGCCGGCCGCCCAGACCTGATGTTTGGTCGCAAAGAACTAACGTTGTACGAAGGGATGGACGGATTGCTCGAAAATGATTTCATCAACGTCAAGAACACGTCGTTTGAAATCGTTGCCGAGGTTGATAGCGGAGACAAACCGGTCAACGGAGTCATTGTCGCTCAAGGTGGTCGCTTCGGCGGTTGGTCACTGCATGTCAAAGACGGCATTCCAAGATACACCTACAACTATCTGGGCCTTGAGCATTCTGTCGCCGCTGGCAAGACCAAACTACCCAACGGTAAATCCACCGTAAAAATGGACTTTGCCTATAAGGGTGGAAAGAAACCAGGAGCAGGCGGCACAGCCACCCTCTACGTAAACGGTAAGTCAGTCGCGTCGACTAAAATCCCCAAAACGGAGTTCTCTGTCTTTTCAGCGGACGAATCAGCTGGGGTGGGCATCGACATGGAAACGCCTGTGTCGGAAGAGTACGACCGCTCCGGCAGCAAGTTCACGGGCAAGATTGACAAGGTGACAATCACGCTGAAGTGA
- a CDS encoding Gfo/Idh/MocA family oxidoreductase — translation MRMIRLGIVDFDSSHAVEFTKRFNHVGVDSDQCVDGARVVSGCPGTSTMSPERIAPHSQQLQDFGVTIVDEPTDMIGEIDGVLVLSLCGDVHLERVRPFLTAGVPAYVDKPFTCSLSAAREIVRLADESSVSIFSASAMRFAEEVLEFQRRTADYGPILGAVSYGPAYRMTGNPGLFHYGIHPTELLFAVMGPGCGEVTKLLTATAEVVTGRWRDDRVGTLRGLLQGETRYGAMAFCEHAVVPIHVSARYAYRNLCREIVRTFETGTAGLTTDVMLETVAFIEATLSSETADGRAVSLN, via the coding sequence ATGCGCATGATCCGATTGGGAATCGTCGATTTCGATTCGTCCCACGCGGTTGAGTTCACGAAACGATTCAACCACGTGGGCGTAGACAGCGACCAATGCGTCGATGGTGCGCGCGTGGTGAGCGGCTGTCCCGGCACGTCGACGATGTCCCCGGAACGAATCGCGCCGCACTCCCAACAACTACAGGATTTCGGCGTGACGATCGTCGACGAGCCGACCGACATGATCGGCGAAATCGATGGCGTACTCGTGCTCTCTTTGTGCGGCGACGTCCATTTAGAGCGGGTCCGTCCGTTCTTAACAGCGGGCGTTCCGGCCTATGTCGACAAACCCTTTACCTGTTCGTTGTCAGCAGCACGGGAAATCGTGCGTCTGGCCGACGAAAGCAGCGTCTCGATCTTCAGCGCCTCAGCAATGCGATTCGCGGAGGAGGTGTTGGAATTCCAGCGCCGCACCGCGGACTATGGTCCGATATTGGGGGCGGTGAGCTACGGCCCCGCCTACCGGATGACGGGCAATCCGGGGCTGTTTCATTACGGCATTCATCCTACGGAATTGTTGTTTGCCGTCATGGGGCCGGGTTGCGGCGAAGTCACGAAATTGCTTACGGCAACGGCCGAAGTGGTCACGGGGCGTTGGCGTGATGATCGCGTGGGAACCTTGCGAGGACTGCTGCAAGGGGAGACGCGATACGGCGCGATGGCCTTTTGCGAACACGCGGTGGTGCCGATCCATGTTTCCGCACGCTATGCGTATCGAAATTTGTGCCGCGAAATCGTCCGCACTTTTGAAACCGGGACTGCGGGACTGACCACGGATGTGATGTTGGAAACGGTGGCCTTCATCGAAGCCACATTAAGCAGCGAGACCGCCGACGGCCGTGCGGTTTCATTGAATTAG
- a CDS encoding alpha/beta hydrolase family protein codes for MRPLHAIFTVVSFGGLLATVSDAADPLPKYPGHQDLSYYLDAEGKRHPIRTPDDWAIRRRQILAAMQTVMGPVPGDEKRVPLNVEVLEETVLEDGLVRCKIAYDTEKTTRVRAYLFLPKTEGAKTPAVLCLHQTTRPGKREPAGLEGKPNLHYALYLAQLGYVTLAPDYPSFGEYEYDFDRKKTGFRSGTMKAIWDNMRAIDLLQDLDEVDGERIGCIGHSLGGHNTMFTAAFDERIKCLVSNCGFTRFHKYYDGKLVGWTSPRYMPAINNDYGNDPDKVPFDFPEIIALFAPRPFLASAPVRDSNFEVSGVKESIAAARPIYKLLGAAGNLQANYPDSAHDFPPAARQVAYEFFDRHLQR; via the coding sequence ATGAGACCGCTTCACGCTATTTTCACCGTCGTAAGCTTCGGCGGCCTGCTCGCGACGGTGTCCGATGCAGCCGATCCACTACCGAAATATCCCGGACACCAGGACCTTTCTTACTACCTCGATGCGGAAGGGAAACGACATCCCATTCGCACGCCGGACGATTGGGCGATCCGTCGTCGGCAGATTTTGGCAGCTATGCAAACCGTGATGGGACCGGTGCCGGGGGACGAAAAACGTGTTCCGCTCAATGTTGAGGTGCTGGAAGAAACAGTCCTCGAAGATGGCCTTGTGCGGTGCAAGATTGCTTATGACACCGAGAAAACGACGCGTGTGCGGGCTTATCTGTTCTTGCCGAAAACCGAAGGCGCAAAAACGCCGGCGGTGTTGTGTTTGCATCAGACAACCCGTCCTGGCAAACGTGAACCAGCGGGCCTCGAAGGCAAGCCAAACCTGCACTACGCGCTGTATCTTGCGCAACTGGGCTACGTGACTTTGGCTCCCGATTATCCTTCGTTCGGTGAATACGAATATGACTTCGATCGTAAAAAGACCGGCTTTCGTAGCGGAACGATGAAGGCGATCTGGGATAACATGCGCGCGATCGATTTGCTGCAAGATTTAGACGAAGTTGATGGAGAGCGGATCGGTTGCATTGGGCATTCACTGGGGGGACACAACACGATGTTCACCGCCGCGTTCGATGAGCGGATCAAGTGCCTCGTCTCCAACTGCGGCTTCACCCGGTTTCACAAGTATTACGACGGCAAACTAGTTGGCTGGACGAGTCCGCGTTATATGCCGGCAATCAATAACGATTACGGAAACGACCCGGACAAAGTGCCGTTTGACTTCCCTGAAATCATAGCCCTGTTTGCCCCGCGGCCGTTTTTGGCCAGTGCCCCGGTGCGTGACAGCAATTTCGAAGTCTCCGGCGTCAAGGAAAGTATCGCCGCTGCCCGACCGATTTACAAATTGCTTGGAGCGGCGGGCAATCTCCAAGCGAACTATCCCGACAGTGCGCACGACTTCCCGCCCGCAGCGCGGCAGGTGGCCTACGAGTTTTTCGACCGGCATCTGCAACGATGA
- a CDS encoding FAD-dependent oxidoreductase, whose amino-acid sequence MFRSLLATLICLLSATSVHAAKPDVVVIGGTPGGITAAIAAGRAGRNVTLVEYHDHVGGMMTGGLGKSDIEHREMVGGIFTEYIARVREHYVRTYGRDHENVKKCRDGYYYEPSVAEDVLDEMLREVPTITVLKGWRLKSATVTNNRLVAVEIVNRKSDESRTLSAKVFIDATYEGDLYAAAGAKFRIGRESREEFNEPHAGVIYFDYQNKTILPGTTGEADDRLPAYTYRLCLTTDPANVHPLTEPPADYDRTNYLGYFDDLKAGRLDAPKSYKPGRGYNPAHFGTLVRALSVTEIPNNKSDVNINPRPLGFPFPEENAGYVEGDEETRQRIRARHRNLALGLLWFLQNDDEVPAAHRKLANQLHLAQDEFADNGHFPFQLYVREARRLIGEYTLTEHDITGDGQDNTPRHHDDSIAVGEFPIDSFPCRKRQPGDTIVLEGYLGMLDHITRPYEIPYRIMIPKTIDGLIVPVAASTTHVGFSSIRMEPTWMALGQAAGAAADLAVEKNVAPRAVPIGQLQDRLAQRGQVLRHSTATAPHPKDNPLSPVMLKADWVPDDPHTIDFAKLPRIKSQHTVVNDVRKSKGVNQHNYLVHHGGKYWAMWSDGPGVEDRVGQRVKFATSPDGLKWSAPKFLTPIPPNSGPDSEHYNTRTTKGWRWISRGFWQRDGELLALASLDEAAGFFGPGLELHAFRLNPADETWEDQGVIYDNAINNFPPQKIPTGQWMMSRRPYNYKKAGVQFLVGGVEGIDQWESFPVLGSSSELSAEEPFWWQLPDGNLMALFRDNRRSGFLYRSFSVDNGRTWSRPTKTDFPDATSKINGLRLKDGRYVLVSNANPKKRDPLVLSISDDGLVFTRMGYLIGGRRIDYPHVIEHEGHLLVAFSGGKQSVEVLKIRLEDLDGFVNGGAE is encoded by the coding sequence ATGTTCCGAAGTTTACTCGCAACTCTGATCTGCCTACTCTCCGCCACCTCAGTCCACGCCGCCAAACCCGACGTCGTCGTTATCGGCGGCACGCCGGGGGGGATCACAGCGGCGATTGCTGCCGGGAGGGCAGGGCGAAACGTGACGCTTGTTGAATACCACGACCACGTCGGTGGCATGATGACCGGTGGGCTGGGCAAGAGCGACATCGAACACCGTGAGATGGTCGGCGGAATCTTCACCGAATACATTGCGCGCGTTCGCGAACACTACGTTCGCACCTACGGCCGCGATCATGAAAACGTAAAAAAATGTCGCGACGGTTATTACTATGAGCCTTCGGTCGCCGAAGACGTGCTCGATGAGATGTTGCGCGAAGTCCCCACGATCACCGTGCTTAAAGGCTGGCGGCTCAAGTCGGCGACCGTCACCAACAACCGCCTGGTCGCTGTCGAAATCGTGAATCGCAAATCGGATGAATCGCGAACGCTCTCAGCAAAGGTCTTCATCGATGCGACCTACGAAGGCGACCTGTATGCTGCTGCCGGGGCAAAGTTCCGCATCGGCCGCGAATCGCGCGAGGAATTCAATGAGCCGCATGCAGGGGTGATTTATTTTGACTACCAAAACAAAACCATCCTGCCCGGCACGACCGGCGAGGCGGACGATCGGCTGCCCGCCTACACCTATCGCCTCTGCTTAACGACCGATCCGGCCAACGTCCATCCGCTCACCGAGCCGCCGGCCGACTATGACCGCACAAACTATCTGGGCTACTTCGACGACCTCAAAGCGGGACGGTTGGACGCACCGAAATCGTATAAACCGGGCCGCGGTTACAATCCGGCGCACTTCGGCACGCTGGTACGGGCGCTATCGGTCACGGAGATTCCCAACAATAAATCCGACGTGAACATCAATCCCCGCCCGTTGGGATTTCCCTTTCCCGAAGAAAATGCGGGCTATGTAGAAGGCGACGAAGAAACCCGCCAGCGGATCCGTGCGCGGCACCGCAATTTGGCATTGGGCCTTTTGTGGTTTTTGCAAAACGACGACGAAGTCCCGGCCGCTCATCGCAAATTGGCTAACCAACTGCATCTGGCGCAGGATGAATTCGCGGACAACGGGCATTTCCCGTTTCAGCTTTACGTCCGTGAAGCTCGGCGGTTGATCGGTGAGTACACGCTGACCGAACATGACATCACCGGCGACGGCCAAGACAACACGCCGCGTCATCACGACGACAGCATCGCTGTCGGTGAGTTTCCCATCGATAGTTTCCCCTGCCGCAAACGACAACCGGGAGACACGATCGTGCTCGAAGGTTATCTCGGCATGCTGGATCACATCACGCGGCCGTATGAAATTCCTTACCGCATAATGATTCCCAAAACGATCGACGGTTTGATTGTGCCGGTCGCTGCTTCGACGACGCACGTCGGGTTTTCGTCGATTCGCATGGAACCCACCTGGATGGCGCTCGGCCAAGCCGCCGGCGCCGCCGCTGACCTTGCCGTCGAGAAAAACGTCGCACCCCGCGCTGTTCCCATCGGACAACTGCAAGATCGCTTGGCGCAACGAGGCCAAGTCCTACGGCACAGCACTGCCACGGCGCCGCACCCCAAAGACAATCCGCTCTCACCGGTGATGCTCAAAGCCGATTGGGTGCCGGACGATCCGCACACGATCGATTTCGCCAAACTACCCCGCATCAAAAGCCAGCACACCGTGGTCAATGACGTGCGCAAATCGAAAGGAGTCAATCAACACAACTACCTGGTGCATCACGGCGGCAAGTATTGGGCGATGTGGAGTGACGGACCGGGTGTCGAAGACCGTGTCGGGCAGCGGGTGAAATTCGCCACTAGTCCCGACGGATTGAAATGGAGCGCGCCAAAATTCCTCACACCAATCCCACCCAACTCCGGTCCCGATTCAGAGCATTACAACACACGGACCACTAAGGGGTGGCGGTGGATTTCGCGCGGGTTCTGGCAGCGCGACGGCGAATTATTAGCGCTGGCCTCGCTGGATGAAGCCGCTGGGTTCTTCGGACCGGGGCTGGAACTACACGCCTTTCGCCTGAATCCTGCTGACGAAACCTGGGAGGACCAGGGGGTCATTTATGACAATGCGATCAATAACTTCCCGCCCCAAAAAATCCCCACCGGCCAATGGATGATGTCACGACGCCCGTACAATTACAAAAAAGCGGGCGTGCAGTTTCTCGTCGGCGGCGTGGAAGGCATCGACCAATGGGAGTCGTTTCCGGTGCTCGGTTCGAGTAGCGAACTGTCGGCGGAGGAACCGTTTTGGTGGCAATTGCCCGACGGCAATTTGATGGCACTGTTCCGCGACAACCGCCGCAGCGGATTTTTGTACCGTTCGTTTTCAGTCGACAACGGCCGGACCTGGAGCAGGCCGACCAAGACCGATTTCCCCGACGCCACCTCCAAGATCAACGGTCTGCGCCTTAAAGATGGCCGCTACGTCCTGGTCTCCAACGCCAACCCCAAAAAACGCGACCCGCTGGTCCTCTCGATCAGCGACGACGGCCTGGTCTTCACCCGCATGGGCTACCTGATCGGCGGCCGCCGCATCGACTACCCCCACGTGATCGAGCACGAGGGGCATCTACTGGTGGCATTTTCGGGCGGGAAGCAGAGCGTAGAGGTGTTGAAGATTCGGCTGGAGGACCTTGATGGGTTTGTGAATGGGGGTGCCGAATGA
- a CDS encoding SDR family NAD(P)-dependent oxidoreductase produces MTGKLDGRIALITGAGRGIGRAIALDFAAQGAHVAAAARSQDQLDSLVKEITAAGGTAAAFSADLFDRSAAAELVAEVKAKMGAVEILVNNAGIGSSAKPAPVAEFDDDFWDSTLQLNLTAPFLLCKAVLPDMIAAGWGRIITVASINSRIPSFHAAAYNASKHGVMGLARTVAVEYARAGITSNCICPGPVKTVMNNARVEYDAQRKGVDHDEYEAGLTPIGGRLVPEDISPLAVYLASDDAKMVTGQSYNVDGGIVMS; encoded by the coding sequence ATGACCGGCAAACTCGACGGACGCATCGCACTCATCACCGGAGCAGGACGGGGAATCGGACGTGCCATCGCACTCGATTTCGCCGCACAAGGCGCCCACGTCGCCGCCGCCGCCCGTTCCCAAGACCAGCTCGACAGCCTCGTCAAAGAAATCACCGCTGCCGGGGGAACTGCGGCAGCTTTTTCCGCAGATCTATTCGACCGCTCCGCCGCTGCGGAATTGGTCGCGGAGGTGAAGGCTAAAATGGGGGCTGTTGAAATCCTGGTGAACAATGCGGGCATCGGCAGCAGCGCCAAGCCCGCCCCGGTCGCTGAGTTCGACGATGACTTTTGGGATAGCACCCTACAATTGAACCTCACCGCGCCGTTTCTACTCTGTAAAGCCGTGTTGCCCGATATGATAGCCGCCGGCTGGGGACGCATAATCACCGTCGCGTCGATCAATAGCCGTATCCCCAGTTTTCACGCTGCCGCCTACAACGCCAGCAAACATGGCGTGATGGGCCTGGCCCGTACGGTCGCCGTCGAATATGCCCGCGCAGGCATCACCTCGAATTGCATTTGCCCCGGCCCGGTGAAGACAGTGATGAACAACGCCCGTGTTGAGTACGATGCGCAGCGCAAAGGTGTCGACCACGACGAATACGAAGCGGGGCTGACACCGATCGGCGGACGGCTGGTCCCCGAAGACATTTCGCCGTTGGCGGTTTACTTGGCCAGCGACGATGCCAAAATGGTTACCGGACAATCCTATAACGTAGACGGCGGGATCGTGATGTCATGA
- a CDS encoding threonine dehydratase, with the protein MLPVTYDDVLAAVPRIRKDLSPTPLLEWPGLSQLLGLRFFLKHENHQPVGAFKVRGGVNLVSQLSAAERQAGIVGSSTGNHGQSLAFAAQRHDVPCTIVVPARNNPDKVRAMRQRGATVIEHGRDFDEAREETERLAKVEGYRYVHSANEPLLIAGVGTMAHEIFETLPAPDVIFVPIGLGSGVCGTAIVAKHLRPATKVIGVQSERAAAVANSWQSGTIQSAPSAETWAEGMATRVPATMTLEIMRQLMDDVVLVSEEELRQAAFEILRQTHNLAEGAGAATLAAAWKLREQLSQQTVVGVLSGGNLDLRELPAILASGGLGDVG; encoded by the coding sequence ATGCTACCGGTCACCTATGACGACGTGCTCGCCGCTGTGCCCCGCATCCGGAAGGACCTCTCCCCTACCCCGCTCTTGGAGTGGCCGGGGTTATCGCAATTGTTGGGGCTACGTTTTTTTCTGAAACACGAAAACCATCAGCCGGTCGGCGCTTTTAAGGTTCGCGGTGGGGTCAACCTCGTCAGTCAATTGTCCGCTGCGGAACGACAAGCGGGCATTGTCGGCAGTTCGACCGGCAATCACGGTCAGTCGTTGGCATTCGCCGCGCAGCGGCATGACGTTCCTTGCACGATTGTCGTTCCGGCACGTAATAATCCGGACAAGGTGCGCGCGATGCGGCAACGGGGCGCGACCGTGATCGAACATGGCCGTGATTTTGATGAGGCTCGCGAGGAAACGGAACGGTTAGCAAAAGTAGAAGGCTATCGCTACGTGCATTCGGCGAATGAACCGCTGTTAATCGCCGGTGTGGGGACGATGGCGCACGAGATTTTTGAAACACTGCCCGCACCGGATGTTATTTTTGTGCCGATCGGACTGGGAAGCGGCGTATGCGGAACGGCTATTGTTGCCAAACATCTGCGGCCAGCCACGAAAGTCATCGGCGTCCAATCCGAACGGGCGGCGGCGGTTGCAAACTCCTGGCAGTCGGGCACGATTCAATCCGCTCCCTCAGCCGAGACCTGGGCCGAGGGAATGGCTACGCGCGTCCCCGCCACAATGACCCTCGAGATCATGCGGCAACTGATGGATGATGTGGTGTTGGTCAGCGAAGAGGAATTGCGGCAAGCCGCTTTTGAGATCCTGCGGCAGACACACAACCTCGCTGAAGGCGCCGGTGCCGCTACATTAGCTGCTGCTTGGAAACTTCGCGAACAACTCTCACAACAAACCGTCGTGGGCGTACTCTCGGGAGGCAATCTTGACCTACGGGAACTCCCCGCGATTCTTGCATCGGGTGGTTTGGGCGACGTAGGATGA